In a single window of the Candidatus Zixiibacteriota bacterium genome:
- a CDS encoding thiolase domain-containing protein yields MRDVAVIGVGMNKWGELWEKSLRDIFVEAALAAIDDAGVDHLDSMTVGCMTGGLFVGQEHLGSLLADYLGYKNLPATRVESACASGGLAFRTAFIEVASGFSDIVLAGGVEKMTDVSGDGATYALATAADQEYEVFHGATFPGLYALMATAHMQKYGTTREMLSAVAVKNHFNGSMNPFAQYPFKTTREEVEGSVMVASPLRIMDCSPITDGAAAVILTTVDIAKKLGKPIIKIIGSGHATDSIALHSRDDMTTLLSTTVAAEKALKMAGKSIKDINFAEVHDCFTIAEIVVTESLGIFAPGKGGEAAVKGETGLEGSLPINTSGGLKSKGHPVGATGVAQVIEVVKQLRGTAENGRQLKKRPKIGMTQNMGGSGGSTLVHILEVA; encoded by the coding sequence ATGAGAGATGTAGCAGTTATAGGCGTAGGGATGAACAAATGGGGCGAGCTCTGGGAAAAATCGCTTCGGGATATATTTGTCGAGGCGGCTCTGGCGGCCATTGATGACGCCGGTGTCGATCACCTCGATTCCATGACCGTCGGTTGCATGACCGGCGGCCTCTTTGTCGGACAGGAGCATCTCGGTTCTCTCCTGGCCGATTATTTGGGATATAAAAACCTTCCCGCCACCCGGGTCGAATCGGCCTGTGCCTCCGGCGGGCTGGCTTTCCGCACCGCTTTTATCGAGGTTGCCTCCGGTTTTTCTGATATCGTTCTGGCCGGCGGCGTGGAAAAAATGACTGATGTTTCGGGTGATGGCGCTACTTATGCGCTGGCTACGGCAGCCGACCAGGAATATGAAGTGTTCCATGGCGCCACTTTCCCCGGACTTTACGCTCTGATGGCAACAGCCCATATGCAGAAATATGGGACCACCCGTGAAATGCTTTCGGCCGTCGCCGTAAAGAATCATTTCAACGGCTCGATGAACCCATTCGCCCAGTACCCCTTCAAGACTACCCGTGAGGAGGTCGAGGGATCGGTTATGGTCGCCAGTCCTCTGAGAATTATGGATTGCTCGCCGATTACCGATGGTGCCGCCGCTGTAATTTTGACCACGGTCGATATTGCGAAGAAACTGGGCAAGCCGATAATCAAAATCATCGGTTCCGGTCATGCCACCGATTCTATCGCCCTTCATTCGCGCGATGATATGACGACGCTTCTGTCTACCACCGTTGCCGCCGAAAAAGCGCTGAAAATGGCCGGCAAGAGCATCAAGGATATCAATTTCGCCGAGGTGCACGATTGCTTTACCATCGCCGAAATAGTTGTCACCGAATCGCTCGGCATTTTCGCCCCCGGCAAGGGCGGCGAGGCAGCCGTGAAAGGGGAGACCGGCCTCGAAGGGTCACTCCCGATTAATACTTCCGGCGGTCTCAAATCCAAAGGTCATCCGGTCGGCGCTACCGGCGTCGCGCAGGTGATCGAAGTGGTCAAACAACTTCGCGGCACGGCCGAAAACGGCCGCCAGCTCAAGAAGCGCCCGAAAATCGGTATGACCCAGAACATGGGCGGTTCCGGCGGTTCAACCTTGGTGCATATATTGGAGGTGGCCTGA
- a CDS encoding Zn-ribbon domain-containing OB-fold protein, translated as MFPARSHREYPHRYRLEAGKCKKCGKIVFPYRLICPVCGHREFEKVTLPDTGKLITFSVILVAPSQFVDQAPYAIGIAELINGVKLLAQITDCDVDKLAVGTEIRIEFRRVQTDGHQGVLSYGYKFVPKWY; from the coding sequence ATGTTTCCTGCACGTTCGCATAGAGAATACCCGCATCGTTACCGGCTTGAGGCCGGCAAATGCAAGAAATGCGGCAAGATTGTTTTCCCATACCGTCTGATTTGCCCGGTCTGCGGCCATCGCGAATTCGAGAAAGTAACTCTGCCCGATACAGGAAAACTGATCACTTTCAGTGTTATCCTGGTCGCCCCCTCGCAGTTTGTCGATCAGGCCCCGTACGCCATCGGCATCGCCGAGCTGATCAACGGGGTGAAACTCCTGGCCCAGATCACCGACTGTGACGTGGACAAGCTGGCTGTCGGAACGGAAATCCGGATCGAGTTCCGGCGCGTCCAGACCGACGGTCATCAGGGTGTCCTGAGCTACGGTTATAAATTTGTACCTAAGTGGTACTAA